From the Trifolium pratense cultivar HEN17-A07 linkage group LG4, ARS_RC_1.1, whole genome shotgun sequence genome, the window TAAGTTGTAAAACCCTTTTCCTTCATTTGATCCCTTATTTCTCTCAAAGATCTAAAATATCAAACTCTAAAATCCCCAAATTTCACAAATCCTCCAAATCTTTTGATCTATTAATCTCACATCATGCTTAACCTCTAAACACTCTTTTATcgtttttttgtttctcttctCAAAGATTGTAAACCATAAAATTGTCTATGTAGATAAGTAATTATGGTCCAAAGGAATGACATGACAAGAATGTTGTTCTATCAGTATTCAGTAGAATTGGATTAAAATTAGGGAGAATTAATGACTTTGGATGGAAAATTTGTCGCCGACTTTTCTCATAATATTGGAACTTGTTCTATCACAATTGCAGAACTTTGAGCAATTTTCAAGGTATTCAACTAGTGAAGAGTAAAGGATATTACATGTTCCATAATTTAGATTGAATATATATTCTAAAACAACGAATAatcttactccctccggtcctttttataaggaacaatttgaaaaaatcacacagaccaagaaatcacatttaacataattatttttatttaatactcttataaatttaaatttattccatatataaccttatttaattactctttattcaattaatttacttatttttaaattctctctcataataaataagggcataagtgaaattgaacatttaaaacatttgaaaattggtcaaagtttcttataaaaaggaccaaattttttgctctaagtgttccttataaaaaggaccggagggagtattaaggATGGGTGTCTCATATCTCATCTTTGTCCTGAGTTGATTAGTGATATTAAggttctgttaaaaaaaattagtgaataGTTGATAAGATAGTTTATAGCGGATATTAGTTTTtaacttatagcgaataagctaattgattgaatttgtagtgtttggtaaaattaacggtttttaactaacttataagtatgaaatgacataaaaaatatatgtttaattaatatttagtttttttcaagtaagatgatgaGGGGTaatattagaagaaaaaaaaaacgataaGTTATacgctataagctcataaacaacttgaaataacgtttaaaaaataagctataggttagtaaaataaactataagtttttttttgaaaatctgttaccaaacaaaacttttaacttataaactataagctagcttttatgTCTTCCCAAACAGAGCTTAAAAAGCTCGCAGTGAAAGTGACTTCAATTAAATTATCGCACACTTTTTAAGAGCGAATCAAGTGGCAGATGTTTTAGCTAAATTTTGTCTATTTCAACTATTATGTCATTTGAAGATTCAGAATCACCCCCGACTATATATTTGGAGATCATGTTCGAATATTAAAAATGGTCCCTAACAAAAAAATgttctctatttaaattgtatatatataacataaaaaaacatatatataaaatattatgagTTTAATGGACATCCAATAAAAACAACTATTCTTCTATGTTACACAATTAATTTCAACATAACCACACAATTAAGCTTTTCCTCTTGCATTATACCCGAAATATAAAATGTTGTGGTAGTGTAGGATGATGATCTAGATAAGGTGGTCAAAGCGGACATTCAAGTTCTTAAGCATGTTTGGGCCGATATGGTGGAAGGAGAGAAACTTTTCATCCCTTAATCTTACTAAAAATCAagagaagaagaacaaaaaatttgCTAGAAGTGTTAGACAACCATATAATACTCGTTCTAAGGTGTCACAACTCACATGTCCCTCTAAATCCTCTAATGGAATGTGAGGGAGATTAACAACTCTGAATCTAGGATTAGCGGACTCTATTTGGtgaaatgattattttgttcTCCATTTATTTATCCCCCCAAggtacatattttttatttatttattttatttatattattatgagctataAGTATAAGTTGAGAGtgtttattgtcaaaaaaaaaaaagtgtttaggACGTCAACTTAATTAGAATGAATACTAAACTCTTGATGGTATTGAAAAAAAGGTGACAAAATAGTGAAATTTCATTAGATGTtaatgtaaaactattttacatcgACATTACATATTCTTTAAATCCCATTGATATTATATAGGAGATAAAGTTTAATGGACATACATTGTTAGTGTAAAATAGTTCACATTGACATCCAATAAGAAACAAGTAGTTTCAAAATAACCATACATAAGTAGGATGATATGACAAATTGGAAgattttcattaaataatgtatgtgtaaaattgttttacattAATCATACATATCTTTAAATTCTATgagatatataaataaagttagtttgaaaaagtaattatataattatatttaatatataaataaacttaagtgattaataaaatttctctaAAAATAAATCATCGGAGAGAATCTAATTTTAATTCTTAGATTGAATGATTatctcataaaaataaataaacttaaatatctaAACAAATACCACATAtgttttttgtcaagtagtttagtgactGAAATTTCcatcttaaaagtgaataagtgactTGAAGTTCGAACGCCAGCTCTTACACATATAGTACGATATTCATACGAACTGAGCTAAGACCACGAGGACCAAATACCACCTATCTAATAATGTATTATTTGataaaatctaactaaaatatttaattgatCGATTGTgtaaattcttttttcttttatgataaatttcttttattagaGAGTCACACCTTGCCAAGTACTCCATATAACCATGTCTATGCATATAATGTAGATATAATTATTTGATGATTTAAAAAAAGATATAATTCCGTAAAAAAAAGATagtaattatttaaatatttggtagtgttaaaaaaaattagttaaatatttggtctgtaaccaaaaaaaagttaaatatttggtcaaaacaatttatttgaattttgaacacAAGTTGAATTGTCAACTCCAAATTAGTGACAACTACTATTCATAAttcaaaaaatcataaaaatatatgaaaaaaagaaaaaataaaatccaatcGCAAAGATCTCATAACCTGAGAATAAAATCTACGGTTGAATTTCTACCTAACATCATTGGCATCTACTTTTCAGGccaattaatttttctaaacAGTCCAAAACAtgtgaaattaaaaaaacaattaattaacaTCAGCGACTACACACCACGCGCCATTTATAACAGTAATAAATTGCCTCTCACGTAAACATGCTCTTTACTTGCCACGTGGAGGGTAAAATCGGTAACACCAATTTTTAATGTTCGTACACGCGCGCAAGAACAAGAACCTTAtactttattattaatatttgtgttgttttttgttattattatttacttgTCGGATTTCACATTCAAAGATCCAAAATGTTGCAAAGTTTGCAGAACCACAATCTTTTTTGACTCgaattttttcatcaaattgaaagaatattttattataatctCTTTATAATCTCTTTTCAAGATTTCACATTGAttcttctcaatttttttattatctttttttttattatttggaaattttaattttttttacctttttaacATCTGGGTGGGTTAATTTGTGAGTGTTCTAAACTTATTTCTTCTTAAAAAGTTAAAGGGTCATCAGGGTTtgattgaaaaacaaaaaaaaaattatctttaattTCAACGCTATTCAGATGCCAGAAAATAGGCAGGTTTTGAAGAATGCTGCTTCTAATCCATCTGGTGATAACATTGAAGGTGAttgaattgttgtttttttgtttcatgATTTGTTGTTTTACTTCTTCTGATCATCATTGTTTTCATTGATGATGATTATCATGATGAAttgatgacgatgatgatgatgatggctTTCTATTTTTGGAataatgaatttgatttttgtgattttttttttttgattttgattatgattatgattcaTGCAATGTTGTATTGTGAAGATTTTTTTGAAACCATGAGTTAACTTGCGTGAGTGAAAAAGGTTCATAagagaaaaattattattatattttcaaaatcaagtgttattaattaattaatatgctTGATCGCACATGGTTTTAGAAAGTCTTATTTACTTTGCTTGATGATGCAATAAAGGGTTGTAATTTCAACAATCTGCATGTTTtgatcttaaattttttttccagcaATAGATTGTGTGCTTTATGAGATGATGATAGTTTTGACTTTATGATTTTGTTAGTTGTATTGTACTTTGATTGTGGTAATTTGAGTTATTATTGCTTAATTTTGTTGTAAATTTATAATGCTTGTtgagattttgtgcaaaatttgtCTGATATTTTGTTTCTGATTTGTATTGCAGAAGCAATTCGGCGTTTGAAAATCAATAATAATCAGGATAGAGATGCTGCGGCTCAATCTATGCCTTATCCGGATCGACCTGGTGAACCGGATTGCTTATATTATTTGAGGACTGGAATGTGTGGTTACGGGAGTAACTGTCGCTATAACCACCCTGCTAACGTTTCACTTGTAATTtagctttttcttttctttccttttcatgAATTTTACTTTGTTAAATTTGTTCATTGGTTTGATTATTCGTACTTTAGGCCAAAGTTTCTCATACTTTATTAGATTTCAGGTTCCTCAATATGGTGAAGAACTTCCTGAGAGAGTCGGGCAACCTGATTGTGAGGTATGCACATTCTTTCCTCGTTTTGAACGGTGCATCATGAAACCAAATGTGGATGTGTTTTATGCAAGAATGTTAAGAATGCTTTCAAGTATAGGCCTCTATGTTTAGTAATTATgaccaaaatttagtatttatCTGTCAGAAGTTTCAGTTTCCTTTTGCACTTATTTTTGTCCTTTTGTGGTCTCTTCTTTTCATCCACCCCTCTTCAATAATAGGTTTCGTCTGTTCGAAATACTTGATAATTCTTGCATGAGCACAAAATGTCTATAGCCACTTAGACTATGCTCATACATGGGAATTGTTCTGAAATATTTAGTATAGTGATAGTGATATGTTCATTTTAGAAGTTACAACACCGATAAATGACAGGGAAGAAAATGATGTAGGATACAGAATGAGGACAAAAATTGAATTAGTTACACTGCCATTATGGAAAATCAACATTTTGTTTCCTATCATAAACTTATTAGATTTTTGTCTTTAGAATTTATTTACTAGATCTATTAATGACAATAATGACAAATTTTGGTTCGATGCTAGCCACGTCATACTTAAATAATAAGAGGAAATGAATATATGAACCTAAGTGTTGCatctattataaatttataatagaCATATCAAGTTCAGGAAATGAATAAAATCTGTTGATTTGTGTGCATTTTTAATGTGAACTAtaacatagtccattttcattAGAGATTTTATTGCTATTCCAGTGCATTGAAACTTGTTGGCTGCATATTACCTATAAACAGCTTAAGTTAGGGCTTATaacataagcacttatcataGAGGTGCTTacgtataagctattttcacaAGCTATCTATGAGAGCTTATGTAAATAAAGctggaaacaacttatggacatgtcataagttattttcataaaatagtCTGACAAGTGCTTATATCAGTAGaaaagttcaaataagtcaatccaaacaggcttAATACTTGCAACTCATGATCTTGTTTGAAATATGTGTTGCAGTATTTTCTTAAGACAGGAACATGCAAGTATGGATCAACATGTAAATATCATCATCCTAAGGACAGGCGAGGTGCTGCACCCGTAGTATTCAATACTTTAGGTCTTCCCATGCGTCAGGTTCGTACATCCCTTTGAACCCGATACTTCAATTTTTCAACAAAGATTACTCTTTTGACAGAAGATGTTATGAATGTTGCTTTTTAGGAAGAAAAATCATGTCCCTATTACATGAGAACTGGTGCCTGTAAGTTTGGAGTTGCATGCAAGTTCCATCATCCACAACAGCAGGCTTCCTTTGGAGCTTATCCGGTGGCTGCGTCCCCTCCCTCAACAACTGTTACTTCATCCGGTTTTCCATATGCTGGCGGGTTTCCTGCATGGTCAGTGCCGAGAATGTCATATTTATCTGGACAGGCCATTCAATCTTATGTTCCTCCATTTATGCCTTCTTCACAAGGCATCATGCCTGCGCTGAGCTGGAGCAACTACATGGTTAGTTATAAACCGTTGAATTTCCTATATACGATGCTCACTGTTATTTTTTAGCATGAACGATTTCAAGGGCTAATAAATCGTCAACTGTTTGTTTTGAAGAGTTTTCCATATTTTGTTTCTACTTTCTTACTGAAATATTACTTCATAGTTCATACGTTCAAGTTTTGGATCTCTTCGCGTAGCTTAAATTTTACTGTCTGAAATATTATGTTAGATTTTGTAACTACATGCATTCAATGATACCTTTTACTGATTCAATCAAGATATTCTGTTTTTGACTGCTATTTCATTTGTCGAAAAAGGGAAGTATTAGCCCCGCAATGCCTTCTGGTTTTATTGGATCTAATCTTGTCTACGACTACATGAATCCGGCGGCGGGAGAGACACTTTCTGGTGGACAGGTAATGAATTCAACTCTTCCAGATAGACCTGATCAACCTGACTGTAAATACTTTATGAGCACCGGAACATGCAAATATGGTTCTGATTGCAAGTTCCACCACCCTAAAGAAAGAATAGCCCAAACTTTATCGGTTAATCCACTTGGCCTTCCTATGAGACCTGTAAGTTCATTTTCTGCTTAATGCTTAGGTCTGTTCGTTACAAATCTTTTTGTTTATTGAAATTGAAtatcaaaataacttttagTTACTCTACAAGATTTGTTCATACTATCCTCTCTGATAtggacacgtcgacaccgataataatttcaGAAAATGATTTAATCGAATATAATAACGTGTTGGTGTCTCACACAGACACATGTCGGACAATGGACAGTGTCAGTGCTACATAGATAATAAGTTTCTAATTctatcaatttattttgattccTATTTCGGTTGTCTACAGGGTAATGCTATATGCTCTTATTACAGAATCTACGGAGTATGCAAGTTCGGTCCAACATGCAAATTTGATCATCCAGTCGTAGCAGCCATCCCTCAAAACTACGGCTTGCCTTCACCTACTTTATCGGTATTCGATCCATCTCTCCTTACCAGTCCAAGAAGGCTTTCAACCGTTCAACCAACCGAGACATCCCCATCGAAACAATCAACTGACAAGCTTCAACAATCTGATACAAAAGCTGCTACTGAAGATTCATCTAAACAAGCTGACACTACATCATCAAATTCTCGCACACCTTCGTCCGAGTCTTTGCACGAATGAAATCCTCGAAGTTTGATTTATCTTTTGGACCATTTTTTTTGGAGAAATATATTATACATACCGACTATTCCCCCCTTTTGATCTGCAATTTTGCAGGGTTGGATAGTTTGTTCAATGGTTGTTGTGACAATCATGAGCTTGTGGGGGATAGAAGGCATTTTTTTGTGGTGAATAAAATGCAAGTAGAAAGTTTGTGACTTTCATTTACCCTTTTATCTCTTTGGGGTCAATATGGTAAAAACACAACTACAAATATTGAGTGAAAATCTCAAGTATGTAGCAATTCTTGCATGAATGAATAGAGTTTCCATTTTGCTACAATTAATCAAAAATCAAGATACATTAAAATTAGAGTAACCAAAACTTGCATGAGATTATTTTTTAGTATTATCCTAAGCTTTTGCATGAATGAATTATTCTTCTTTTAATGGATAAATCTTAAAAATGTCTTGCACCACGTTCAAGTTTATTTTCGAGTAAATCatcattttggtccctgaaaGTGTCAGGCACTGTCACATAAGTCCTTGAAttaatgaaaatgataaaaaaatccCTGATTGTTAACTCCGTTAGTCACTTTAGTCCAAAACGTTAAATATCAGTTAACTTTGGTGACGTGTCTTAAAAttttgctgatgtggcatgCTTACTAGGATGTTTTAATATCAGTTAACTTTGGTGACGTGTTTTAAAATTCTGCTGAcgtgttttaatattttaacacacaTCACCAAAGTTAACTGATATTTAACGTTTTGGACTAAAGTGACTAACGGAGTTAACAATCAGAgacttttttatcattttcattaaTTCAAGGACTTATGTGACAGCGCCTGACATtttcagggaccaaaatgagGGTTTACTcgtttatttttatcattaaatCAATAAGTTATACTACTAGATCAAATGAGATAAGATGAGACATTAATTCAACtacaaatacatcttttcaacaaggacaatttagtaattttaatacccaaaaagtacacatttattacactacaaacttttcttaatatgcgtgaAAAATTCTAATGAGGGCTTATATTAAGGCACAGAGGAAGTAACACCttagaaaaatatttaactaCGCAAATACTTCTAAGAAGGAAAATGCGATGATGAGTGATGACAACCATCTAGTCAATCCAGAATGACAATGTTTTTGCTTTGTTTGAGTTTAAAATCTCTTGTTGTTCATAATCTATTGAAGACAAGTCCATTTTTGCCTCCAAAAAGTTagacttttatttttcttaatcttTTCTCCTTTTCCCTTTGTACgtgttaatatatttataaaaaatatatatacttccTACTCAAATGtctcaaatataagaaaaaatatattcttagtCGGTAGtctcaaatataaatataatttttatttaatgatgtaatttttaaaatataccgCTAACTTACTATGTcctctaattttaaatataagtaaaaagtcAAAAGcatttagttcaaatttggatcAAATATTTAATGATATATTTTGCTCATATTTAAGAcaaatttaaaccaaatacatttgactttttaattatatttaaaaccaGACGATATATTTAACTAAGTGGTATTTTAgaaattacaaattaaaattatttgagaCTACCAAATAAAAATACTATCCCCACTTATATTTGAAACAGTAAGAGTATATAAATTCTCTATAAAGGGTCATCAATCAGAACCAATCATCATATTTGAAAAACCCAAAACTAGAACTACGCAATGTGTTTTGGGTACAAAGGACAGGTCCATTTATACCTCCAAATAAAttacactttttttcttctttttatcttttctcCCTTTCCCTTTGTATGTGCGGGTGAGATTGATGTATTTATAGAGAATTTATATACCTCCTACTCAAATGTctcaaatat encodes:
- the LOC123924162 gene encoding zinc finger CCCH domain-containing protein 3, with protein sequence MPENRQVLKNAASNPSGDNIEEAIRRLKINNNQDRDAAAQSMPYPDRPGEPDCLYYLRTGMCGYGSNCRYNHPANVSLVPQYGEELPERVGQPDCEYFLKTGTCKYGSTCKYHHPKDRRGAAPVVFNTLGLPMRQEEKSCPYYMRTGACKFGVACKFHHPQQQASFGAYPVAASPPSTTVTSSGFPYAGGFPAWSVPRMSYLSGQAIQSYVPPFMPSSQGIMPALSWSNYMGSISPAMPSGFIGSNLVYDYMNPAAGETLSGGQVMNSTLPDRPDQPDCKYFMSTGTCKYGSDCKFHHPKERIAQTLSVNPLGLPMRPGNAICSYYRIYGVCKFGPTCKFDHPVVAAIPQNYGLPSPTLSVFDPSLLTSPRRLSTVQPTETSPSKQSTDKLQQSDTKAATEDSSKQADTTSSNSRTPSSESLHE